Proteins found in one Moritella sp. Urea-trap-13 genomic segment:
- a CDS encoding glycosyltransferase — protein sequence MNVLHIHSDYPDGRNSSSTPAVKLLLDATSGITHTIFVIHRTPWPWQVKVIQNNSQLYSIYYWGLPFGFALTISLFLARHLLLSLIQNQHIDYQLVHGHKLAIDGTLGATLAKRAKVPYFLSVRGGTDVRILRHKFLLRRRWKRVLEEAEHIFWVSAWAQNPITELLKASISNDTDKSSLLPNLCDMKQLSHLHVPKKAANFVTVFRFDQYERKGIMPLLEAIAKLIADYPSIKLDIYGFGPKNKMKIVQDKISVLSLDKHVTIKGRIDNKVLQKKLTEYSAFLLPSQNESFGMVFVEALFSGLPILYHANTGIDGYLEGIDAAVKVDNQNTDELVNKVESLILQHDLFNARINRALETNLLDIFEKATVVSHYQCLIDDLNLERVNAK from the coding sequence ATGAATGTTTTACATATACACTCAGATTATCCAGATGGTCGTAATAGTTCCAGTACGCCCGCAGTAAAATTACTCCTCGATGCCACCTCTGGTATTACCCATACTATTTTTGTTATTCATCGTACTCCATGGCCTTGGCAAGTTAAGGTTATCCAAAATAATTCGCAGCTTTACTCCATTTACTATTGGGGATTGCCGTTTGGCTTTGCGTTAACGATCTCTCTCTTTCTTGCCCGTCATTTACTATTAAGCCTAATTCAAAACCAGCACATTGATTATCAACTTGTGCATGGGCATAAACTCGCCATTGATGGCACCTTAGGCGCGACATTAGCAAAACGGGCAAAAGTACCTTATTTCCTTTCGGTCCGTGGTGGTACTGATGTGCGTATTTTACGTCATAAATTCTTGTTAAGAAGACGCTGGAAAAGAGTGTTAGAAGAAGCTGAACATATTTTCTGGGTGAGCGCTTGGGCGCAAAACCCGATAACTGAATTACTCAAAGCAAGTATCAGTAATGACACTGATAAATCAAGTTTACTGCCCAACCTCTGCGATATGAAACAATTATCTCACCTGCATGTGCCCAAAAAAGCCGCTAATTTTGTTACAGTTTTTCGTTTTGACCAATATGAACGCAAGGGAATAATGCCATTGTTAGAAGCTATCGCTAAACTTATAGCTGATTACCCGAGTATTAAACTAGATATATACGGTTTTGGACCTAAAAATAAGATGAAAATAGTGCAGGATAAAATATCCGTATTGTCTTTAGATAAGCACGTCACGATCAAAGGACGCATTGATAATAAAGTCTTACAAAAAAAACTGACGGAGTATTCAGCGTTTTTATTACCGAGTCAGAACGAGTCATTCGGTATGGTATTCGTTGAAGCTTTATTTTCTGGGTTACCTATTTTATATCATGCGAATACCGGTATTGATGGCTACTTAGAAGGGATTGATGCCGCGGTTAAAGTTGATAACCAAAATACCGACGAATTAGTTAACAAAGTTGAATCGCTGATTTTACAGCATGATTTGTTTAACGCACGAATCAATAGGGCGTTAGAAACCAATCTGTTGGACATTTTTGAGAAAGCAACTGTTGTTAGTCACTATCAATGTTTAATTGATGATCTTAATTTGGAGCGTGTAAATGCCAAATAG
- a CDS encoding peptidase U32 family protein, translating into MSRKIELLAPGGDVEAIKAAIVAGANAVYCGLDMFNARNRASNLSFDELNGVLRLAHEHSCEVFLTLNVVILEHEVVSLVRLLNKLVNSGIDGIIVQDLGVFNIVKKHFPSLHIHASTQLTTHNEGQILFLQKIGATRVNLSRELNLAEIKQLTTVAHDHDVLTEVFVHGALCIAFSGQCYSSSVSVGNSGNRGRCSQACRDEYEVTAEGHRFPLNLKDNSAYFDLPQLVDAGVDSLKVEGRIKGAHYVYTVVDTWRKQINNFVESGKLLADDGNLHKVFNRSFTNSFLQGDLNKKMFTDNPRDNSVNYAVEKSDAISVVQIHDVKQDLYTDKNALGAELADKIKDLSIDKIALTLAFSAKENSPLTLNIVAGNTSFEVKSDSLLRVADEISITPETVEKRFRSFSNATFDLAPMNFDNFDANLTVPFKELTDLKNQAAFLLNGSREVVKNVDLPALPKHPKIEETPKLSLMIANAKDLHLADVTDADIYFKIPESLKKNCPKHIKLLQENPRLIPWFPAVLIGKDYLESVKILEQVKPKRIVTNNTGIAYKAFEMGIEWVAGPFLNTTNSHALLTLQEELNCAGAFISNEINRIQIRNISRPKNFKMFYSIYHPILMMTSRQCFFQQTVGCKKPAIEDGCMLKCEKATTITNVKGISFAVDKQKGGYPSIYNDEQFLNFDVVNDFSDLFDEFFIDLTNIGAGSKEEQDKVELIKYFEALLAGDEASKSALNNLVPVSTNAQYKQGL; encoded by the coding sequence ATGAGTAGAAAAATAGAATTATTGGCACCGGGCGGTGATGTAGAAGCGATTAAAGCGGCGATTGTTGCTGGTGCAAATGCGGTCTACTGCGGTTTAGATATGTTCAATGCCCGTAACCGTGCGTCCAATCTTTCATTTGATGAACTAAACGGCGTATTACGACTTGCACACGAGCATAGCTGTGAGGTGTTTTTAACCCTTAATGTTGTGATCCTAGAACATGAAGTTGTTAGCTTAGTGCGCTTGCTTAATAAACTGGTTAACAGTGGTATTGATGGCATCATCGTACAAGATCTCGGTGTGTTCAACATTGTTAAAAAGCATTTCCCATCGCTACACATCCATGCTTCTACTCAGTTAACAACGCACAACGAAGGTCAGATCTTATTCTTACAGAAAATTGGTGCAACGCGCGTCAACTTATCTCGAGAGCTGAACTTAGCTGAAATCAAACAATTAACGACTGTCGCTCATGACCACGATGTATTAACTGAAGTATTTGTACATGGTGCGCTATGTATTGCTTTCTCTGGTCAGTGCTATTCAAGTTCAGTAAGTGTTGGTAACTCAGGTAACCGTGGTCGTTGTAGCCAAGCTTGTCGTGATGAATACGAAGTGACAGCGGAAGGTCATCGCTTCCCACTTAATCTAAAAGATAACTCGGCATACTTTGATTTACCGCAATTGGTTGACGCTGGTGTTGATTCATTAAAAGTAGAAGGCCGTATTAAAGGCGCTCACTATGTTTACACTGTCGTTGATACATGGCGTAAACAGATCAACAACTTTGTTGAATCAGGTAAATTATTAGCAGACGACGGTAACCTACATAAAGTATTTAACCGTAGCTTCACTAACTCATTCTTACAGGGCGACCTAAACAAAAAAATGTTTACGGATAACCCACGTGACAACAGTGTGAACTACGCTGTTGAAAAAAGTGATGCCATTTCTGTTGTACAAATCCATGATGTGAAACAAGACCTTTATACCGATAAAAATGCCTTAGGTGCTGAACTAGCAGACAAGATTAAAGACTTAAGCATAGATAAAATCGCATTAACATTAGCTTTTTCTGCCAAAGAAAATAGCCCGTTAACGCTTAATATTGTTGCTGGTAATACGTCATTTGAAGTGAAAAGTGACTCTCTATTACGTGTTGCAGATGAAATTTCAATTACGCCTGAGACTGTTGAAAAACGTTTCCGTAGCTTTAGTAATGCAACATTCGATCTTGCGCCAATGAATTTTGACAATTTCGATGCAAACCTAACAGTACCATTTAAAGAGTTAACCGACCTGAAAAATCAAGCGGCATTCTTATTAAACGGTTCGCGTGAAGTGGTTAAAAACGTTGATTTACCTGCATTACCTAAACATCCTAAGATAGAAGAAACGCCGAAGTTATCATTGATGATAGCCAATGCGAAAGATCTACACCTTGCGGATGTAACGGACGCAGATATTTACTTCAAGATCCCTGAAAGCTTGAAAAAGAATTGCCCTAAGCACATTAAACTATTGCAAGAAAACCCACGCCTAATTCCTTGGTTCCCAGCTGTATTAATTGGTAAAGATTACCTAGAGTCAGTGAAGATCCTTGAGCAAGTAAAACCAAAACGTATCGTGACTAACAATACTGGTATTGCTTATAAAGCCTTTGAAATGGGTATTGAGTGGGTTGCTGGTCCGTTCTTGAATACGACTAACTCACATGCGTTATTAACCCTGCAAGAAGAGTTAAACTGTGCTGGTGCGTTTATTTCTAATGAAATTAACCGTATTCAAATAAGAAACATTAGTCGCCCGAAAAACTTCAAGATGTTCTATAGTATATACCACCCAATCCTGATGATGACGAGTCGTCAATGTTTCTTCCAACAAACTGTTGGCTGTAAGAAACCAGCGATTGAAGATGGTTGTATGCTGAAATGTGAAAAAGCGACAACAATTACCAATGTGAAAGGTATTTCGTTTGCTGTTGATAAACAAAAGGGTGGTTACCCAAGCATTTACAACGACGAACAATTCTTAAACTTTGATGTGGTAAATGATTTCTCTGATCTGTTCGACGAGTTCTTTATCGATTTAACTAATATCGGAGCAGGCTCTAAAGAAGAACAAGATAAGGTTGAGCTAATCAAATACTTTGAAGCACTACTTGCCGGTGATGAAGCATCAAAATCAGCTTTAAACAACCTAGTACCTGTATCTACTAATGCGCAATACAAGCAAGGTTTATAA